One region of Thermoleophilia bacterium genomic DNA includes:
- a CDS encoding CDGSH iron-sulfur domain-containing protein, with protein sequence MRFDNADPAYMPLTKRLDKGTYYWCRCGKTTTPPFCSGAHVGSGIEPLAFEVDIASTKVLCNCGLTKNPPYCDGSHARY encoded by the coding sequence ATGAGATTTGATAACGCTGATCCCGCCTACATGCCACTGACCAAGAGACTTGACAAAGGCACTTACTACTGGTGCCGTTGCGGTAAAACCACCACGCCACCATTTTGCTCTGGGGCGCACGTAGGCAGTGGAATTGAGCCGCTTGCTTTTGAGGTCGACATTGCTTCTACCAAGGTGCTTTGCAACTGCGGTCTTACTAAGAATCCGCCGTACTGCGACGGCTCACACGCGCGGTATTAG
- a CDS encoding MFS transporter, with product MNSIAQPANPGLRYRIPIYPVQFLCAMAIVSVGALLHAMMTDLGVPLDRGGLVSAGLFVGNVSGIVILNTVLARVSAKTILVGGTALQGVSLAGAGLGAFDLWSLFVIYLVIGFSGALMNGTCWMWQAAHMRRNAATAALKMIMFFALAMMAVPLIVGAALDQGASWRMVLVVEGVLSLSVALACAFLPLLDITGRQNVRGRHLVEVIRYNPGLLLGMVGAGFTYVGAEMTLNVWLPKFQIEVFGASETAAGFSVTLFWIGLIVGRLIMMPLSQRFAPSRLILICALTMAVFTVLVAVVPSHVGSLALTVGAGLGASASYGLIGSFSGRFPGWQASVASSLFVLSGGLGSITFPYIMGPLADATGFKTALAAVAVPALAYALLSLLIHYSQKKQPELADQRLGEAPVSQ from the coding sequence ATGAACAGCATTGCGCAACCCGCCAATCCTGGGCTAAGGTACCGGATTCCCATCTACCCGGTCCAGTTTCTATGCGCCATGGCCATCGTGTCCGTAGGGGCGCTTCTCCACGCCATGATGACCGACCTGGGTGTGCCGCTGGACCGGGGAGGTCTGGTCAGCGCCGGGCTGTTTGTTGGCAATGTCTCCGGCATAGTGATTCTTAACACCGTCCTTGCCCGTGTATCGGCCAAGACTATTCTGGTGGGCGGAACAGCTCTACAAGGTGTGAGTCTAGCGGGGGCGGGGCTGGGAGCCTTCGACCTTTGGTCGCTCTTTGTCATCTACCTGGTGATCGGCTTTAGCGGAGCGTTAATGAACGGTACCTGCTGGATGTGGCAGGCGGCTCACATGAGAAGAAACGCTGCCACTGCCGCCCTCAAAATGATTATGTTTTTTGCCCTAGCAATGATGGCAGTCCCGTTAATTGTCGGGGCGGCACTGGACCAAGGAGCAAGCTGGCGGATGGTCCTTGTCGTAGAGGGAGTGCTTTCGCTGTCGGTCGCTCTAGCTTGTGCCTTTTTGCCGCTCTTGGACATCACCGGGCGCCAAAATGTGCGTGGCCGGCATCTTGTGGAGGTGATCAGGTACAATCCGGGACTGCTCTTGGGAATGGTCGGAGCGGGTTTCACCTACGTTGGAGCCGAAATGACTCTGAATGTTTGGCTCCCCAAGTTCCAGATCGAGGTCTTTGGCGCAAGCGAAACCGCTGCAGGTTTTTCGGTTACTCTGTTTTGGATCGGGTTGATTGTGGGACGGCTGATTATGATGCCGCTTAGCCAAAGATTTGCTCCTTCTCGCCTTATCCTGATCTGCGCCCTGACCATGGCTGTGTTCACGGTCTTGGTAGCAGTAGTTCCTTCTCACGTTGGCTCTCTGGCGCTTACAGTAGGTGCCGGATTGGGCGCATCTGCTTCCTATGGGCTAATCGGCAGCTTCTCTGGGCGCTTTCCTGGTTGGCAGGCTAGCGTGGCTTCGTCGCTCTTCGTTCTTTCCGGTGGGCTAGGAAGTATCACCTTCCCCTACATCATGGGTCCCCTGGCAGACGCCACAGGATTCAAGACGGCTCTAGCCGCTGTTGCCGTGCCAGCTCTCGCTTACGCTCTTCTTTCTCTCCTCATTCACTACTCTCAGAAGAAGCAGCCTGAGCTTGCGGATCAGCGCTTGGGTGAGGCGCCTGTGTCCCAGTAG
- a CDS encoding DUF1295 domain-containing protein has translation MMRSRLNILRHSLRASRARGVLLSVAAYVVAVGVAALAITVSGLQHPLAVLGLGTLVATCVVFAVSVLVDNSSVYDPYWSLQPLAFLAYYLGRAGSKPGVPQVVVSVLVFLYALRLTSNFYRDWPGLSKEDFRYVAFRRRARRAYWAVSFFGIHLFPTIAVYLGCLPLYAIFAAGRARLGWLHIVGALVLAAAIILAFVADEQLRTFRKSNANRGKVMQQGIWRYSRHPNYLGEILTWWGLWLFALGTGLEWWWTICGAAVITLLFVSVSIPMMEQRLLLTRDGYAAYQRVTPVLFPRLLILRAREASTGTQAPHPSADPQAQAASSESSE, from the coding sequence ATGATGAGAAGTAGATTGAACATACTGCGTCACTCGCTGCGCGCTAGCCGAGCTCGGGGGGTCCTGCTTAGCGTCGCTGCGTACGTCGTAGCTGTTGGAGTAGCTGCATTGGCCATCACGGTCTCCGGGCTCCAGCACCCACTAGCAGTCCTGGGCTTGGGGACTCTTGTTGCGACCTGTGTGGTCTTCGCGGTGTCGGTACTTGTGGACAATTCCAGTGTGTACGATCCTTACTGGAGTCTGCAGCCCCTAGCTTTCCTGGCCTACTATCTGGGACGAGCGGGGAGCAAGCCTGGCGTCCCGCAAGTTGTAGTATCCGTACTGGTGTTCTTGTACGCGCTTAGGTTGACCAGCAATTTTTACCGAGACTGGCCGGGGCTGAGTAAAGAAGACTTTCGATACGTCGCGTTTAGGCGGCGCGCCCGCCGCGCTTATTGGGCGGTCAGCTTCTTCGGGATTCATCTGTTTCCTACGATTGCGGTCTACCTGGGTTGCCTTCCTCTGTACGCAATTTTCGCGGCCGGGCGCGCCAGACTTGGCTGGCTGCACATTGTTGGAGCGCTAGTGTTAGCGGCGGCCATAATCCTTGCGTTTGTGGCCGACGAGCAGCTGCGGACGTTTCGCAAGAGCAATGCCAACCGGGGGAAAGTCATGCAGCAGGGAATTTGGCGGTATAGCCGCCATCCGAATTACTTGGGAGAAATTCTGACTTGGTGGGGGCTCTGGCTGTTTGCTCTGGGCACGGGGCTTGAGTGGTGGTGGACTATTTGTGGGGCTGCGGTGATCACCCTGCTGTTTGTCAGCGTCAGCATTCCCATGATGGAGCAGCGTCTATTGCTTACTCGTGACGGTTACGCGGCATACCAGAGAGTTACCCCGGTCTTGTTTCCGCGGCTTCTCATTCTACGAGCAAGGGAGGCTTCTACTGGGACACAGGCGCCTCACCCAAGCGCTGATCCGCAAGCTCAGGCTGCTTCTTCTGAGAGTAGTGAATGA
- a CDS encoding pyridoxal phosphate-dependent aminotransferase, with translation MRTDLVSPSSAHLQYAIRDIVKFGELVRRHGVEVTWENIGDPIAKGEKVAPWIREILHQVIEMDDSWGYCPTEGFLEAREALAAHVNARGGAQVAASDIIFFNGVADAVAKVYGFLSPHARVIGPSPAYSTHSSAESAHCALPHLTYDLDPDNGWLPDLEDLQRKVEKNPSIAGILIINPNNPTGAVYPVEVLERIVDLARKYNLFLVADEIYIHMVYPGAETVHLSQVATDVPAIVMRGISKELPWPGARCGWIEVLNRSRDQNFSAYVDSIVAAKRLEVCSTSGPQLVVPRVFEDPRYPEHLAARARMYASRAREAYEALKDVPGIKVHQAQGAFYMTVLFEHGSLNHDNSLPIENPALREIVQQQCKNAAPDARFVYQLLASTGICVVPLTGFYTQHLGFRFTLLETDDAKRAWIFSTLAEALRRYLEGGKKHHAPVTGASGARKVRAL, from the coding sequence ATGAGGACTGATCTTGTAAGTCCGTCGTCGGCGCATCTGCAGTACGCCATACGGGACATCGTCAAATTCGGCGAGCTAGTGCGCCGGCACGGAGTAGAAGTTACTTGGGAAAACATCGGGGATCCCATCGCCAAGGGGGAGAAGGTAGCCCCTTGGATACGGGAGATCCTCCACCAAGTCATCGAGATGGATGACTCCTGGGGGTACTGTCCAACTGAAGGATTCTTGGAAGCCCGGGAGGCTCTTGCTGCACATGTGAATGCCCGAGGCGGCGCGCAAGTCGCCGCTTCTGACATCATATTCTTCAATGGAGTGGCCGACGCGGTAGCTAAGGTGTACGGCTTTCTCAGCCCTCACGCCCGAGTGATTGGTCCGTCACCGGCGTACAGCACTCACTCTTCCGCCGAGTCGGCTCACTGCGCTTTGCCGCATCTTACCTATGATCTAGATCCCGATAACGGGTGGCTTCCGGATCTAGAAGATCTGCAGCGCAAGGTGGAGAAGAATCCTTCGATCGCGGGCATTCTCATCATCAATCCGAACAACCCAACCGGGGCTGTGTATCCCGTGGAGGTCCTTGAGCGGATAGTAGACCTGGCGCGCAAGTACAACCTTTTCTTGGTGGCCGATGAAATCTACATCCACATGGTTTATCCGGGGGCGGAGACCGTGCACCTTTCCCAGGTGGCCACTGACGTGCCAGCCATAGTTATGCGCGGCATCTCCAAGGAGCTTCCCTGGCCGGGGGCGCGGTGCGGATGGATAGAGGTGCTCAACCGCTCGAGGGACCAGAATTTCTCGGCCTACGTTGACTCCATCGTGGCTGCCAAGCGGCTTGAGGTCTGCTCCACCAGCGGGCCCCAATTAGTGGTACCGCGGGTGTTTGAAGATCCTCGTTATCCGGAGCACCTGGCCGCCCGGGCGCGTATGTACGCGAGCCGTGCCCGAGAGGCGTATGAGGCTCTCAAGGATGTTCCAGGGATCAAAGTGCATCAGGCGCAGGGGGCCTTCTACATGACCGTCCTATTTGAGCACGGGTCGCTCAACCACGACAACAGCTTGCCTATAGAGAACCCTGCACTTAGAGAGATAGTGCAGCAGCAGTGCAAGAACGCTGCTCCGGATGCCCGGTTTGTGTACCAGCTGCTGGCCTCAACCGGCATCTGCGTAGTCCCACTTACCGGCTTCTACACGCAGCATCTGGGATTCCGCTTTACTCTGCTTGAGACCGACGACGCCAAGAGGGCCTGGATCTTCAGCACCCTGGCAGAGGCTTTGCGCCGCTATCTCGAGGGTGGCAAAAAGCACCATGCCCCAGTAACTGGTGCGAGCGGTGCGAGAAAAGTCCGAGCTCTTTAG
- the hisF gene encoding imidazole glycerol phosphate synthase subunit HisF has protein sequence MAVHIIPCLDMKDGRVVKGVHFVNLRDAGDPVENAVFYEQEGADRLAMLDIAATVENRKTRIEWAREVAEAISIPLVVGGGISSLSDMEALFEIGVAAVSINSAAVARPELITEAAEHFGSERIIVAIDGRRNPRLPSGYEVMVSGGQKPTGLDSVEWARQCEALGAGELLPTSMEGDGTLAGYDIPFTRGIAEAVKIPVIASGGAGTLEHFYEGVTEGKAAALLAASVFHFRTLTVRQVKEYLASRGVDVTL, from the coding sequence ATGGCAGTTCACATCATCCCCTGTCTAGACATGAAGGACGGCCGGGTGGTGAAGGGCGTGCACTTTGTAAACCTGCGCGATGCAGGGGACCCCGTAGAAAACGCGGTCTTCTACGAGCAGGAGGGGGCAGACCGGCTTGCCATGTTAGACATCGCCGCTACCGTAGAGAATCGCAAGACTCGGATAGAGTGGGCACGCGAGGTAGCGGAGGCAATCAGCATCCCGTTGGTGGTGGGCGGGGGCATTAGCAGCCTTAGTGACATGGAAGCCCTGTTTGAAATTGGGGTGGCGGCAGTTTCCATAAACTCCGCAGCAGTGGCTCGACCGGAACTCATTACTGAGGCAGCAGAACATTTTGGCAGTGAGCGCATAATAGTCGCCATCGACGGCCGCCGAAATCCCCGCTTGCCCTCAGGCTACGAGGTAATGGTGTCCGGCGGCCAGAAACCCACCGGACTTGACTCCGTTGAGTGGGCGCGGCAGTGCGAGGCTCTTGGAGCAGGCGAACTCCTTCCCACCAGCATGGAAGGCGACGGCACACTCGCTGGCTACGACATACCTTTTACTCGAGGCATTGCCGAAGCAGTAAAGATTCCAGTGATTGCCTCTGGAGGTGCGGGAACCCTGGAGCACTTCTATGAAGGCGTGACGGAGGGAAAAGCGGCAGCTCTTCTTGCTGCCTCGGTTTTCCATTTTCGAACTCTTACGGTGCGGCAGGTCAAGGAGTACTTGGCCTCCCGCGGGGTTGATGTGACCCTCTAG
- the trxB gene encoding thioredoxin-disulfide reductase yields the protein MHEWIDIAIVGGGPAGLTAALYGARARAKTVVFEAGLPGGQIASASWVENYPGFPEGISGQELGELMSKQAEKAGAEIRTLAPVESIQPHENGFVLRVENKEHYARTVILATGAVPRRLGVPGEAELAGRGVSWCATCDGPLFRDKVVAVVGGGDSATQEALYLAKIAREVHLIHRRDQLRATPVLSEQCFAHPTITMHLSYVVEEIVGQEGRVTGVRLRSRKDGSELLLPVDGVFEFVGTDPQSALVADLCERDENGFVKVDREGRTSRPGLYAAGDVADGTLKQVVTACGQGAQAAQHAANYAAGTLT from the coding sequence GTGCACGAGTGGATAGACATAGCCATCGTTGGAGGAGGACCGGCCGGTCTTACCGCTGCTCTGTATGGCGCGCGGGCGCGGGCCAAGACCGTTGTATTTGAGGCTGGGCTTCCCGGAGGTCAAATTGCCTCAGCGTCTTGGGTGGAGAATTACCCAGGTTTTCCTGAGGGCATCTCGGGACAAGAGCTAGGCGAGCTCATGTCTAAGCAAGCCGAGAAGGCAGGGGCAGAAATCCGAACCCTTGCTCCTGTAGAGAGCATCCAACCTCACGAAAACGGGTTTGTGCTGCGGGTGGAGAACAAAGAGCACTATGCTCGCACTGTCATTTTGGCGACTGGGGCAGTGCCACGGCGCTTGGGAGTCCCAGGCGAGGCCGAACTTGCCGGCAGAGGGGTCTCTTGGTGCGCTACTTGCGACGGACCTCTTTTTAGGGACAAGGTCGTTGCTGTAGTAGGAGGAGGAGACTCGGCTACACAGGAAGCTCTCTACTTGGCCAAGATCGCCCGTGAGGTGCACTTGATTCACCGCCGTGACCAACTGCGAGCCACGCCTGTTCTGTCTGAGCAATGTTTTGCCCATCCGACGATCACAATGCACTTGTCGTACGTAGTAGAGGAGATCGTAGGCCAAGAGGGACGCGTCACTGGGGTAAGACTGCGGTCGCGAAAGGATGGGAGCGAGCTCTTGCTGCCCGTTGACGGGGTTTTTGAATTTGTGGGCACAGATCCACAGAGCGCTCTGGTGGCCGATCTCTGCGAACGCGACGAGAACGGTTTTGTCAAGGTCGATCGTGAGGGGCGCACTTCTCGGCCTGGACTCTACGCGGCGGGGGATGTTGCTGACGGCACTTTGAAGCAGGTTGTCACGGCCTGTGGGCAAGGAGCGCAGGCTGCTCAGCACGCGGCCAATTATGCTGCTGGCACCTTAACCTAG
- a CDS encoding ZIP family metal transporter produces the protein METFAAASPVLQALLAGVFTWLMTAAGAALVFGLKSMRRGLSDLMLGFAAGVMIAASVWSLLIPAMEMEARAGRPEWVAALVGFICGGAFLFVLDRILPHLHPGLSAEGVEGVATSWSRATLLLAAITLHNIPEGLAVGVAFGAAAEGEVTSVAAAATLALGIGIQNLPEGAAVSLPLRGAGLSRRRSFFYGQLSAVVEPMAAVLGAALVVVAAPVLPYMLAFAAGAMIYVVVEEVIPESQRGANTDLATGGAMAGFIVMMLLDVILG, from the coding sequence ATGGAGACTTTTGCTGCTGCAAGTCCTGTACTGCAGGCTCTCTTGGCCGGAGTCTTTACGTGGCTTATGACTGCGGCGGGCGCAGCGCTTGTGTTCGGTCTTAAGTCCATGAGGCGGGGACTCTCGGACCTCATGCTGGGATTTGCTGCTGGCGTCATGATTGCCGCCAGTGTGTGGTCGCTCTTAATCCCGGCCATGGAGATGGAAGCTAGAGCGGGACGACCCGAATGGGTAGCAGCCTTGGTGGGCTTTATTTGTGGCGGCGCCTTTTTGTTCGTCTTGGACCGAATTCTTCCTCATCTTCATCCGGGACTCTCCGCGGAAGGCGTAGAAGGGGTGGCCACCTCCTGGAGTCGAGCCACTCTTCTTCTGGCGGCCATTACTCTTCACAACATTCCGGAGGGGCTGGCTGTCGGTGTCGCCTTTGGGGCCGCTGCTGAGGGTGAAGTCACAAGTGTGGCTGCCGCCGCTACTCTTGCCCTGGGAATTGGCATACAGAACCTCCCCGAAGGAGCGGCTGTGTCTTTGCCACTTCGCGGAGCCGGCCTTTCTAGGAGGCGCAGTTTCTTCTACGGACAGCTCTCTGCGGTGGTTGAGCCCATGGCAGCAGTGCTGGGAGCTGCCCTGGTGGTTGTAGCTGCTCCTGTGCTTCCCTACATGCTAGCTTTTGCCGCAGGCGCGATGATCTACGTTGTGGTGGAGGAGGTAATTCCCGAATCCCAGCGAGGGGCAAACACGGATCTTGCCACCGGAGGAGCGATGGCTGGGTTCATAGTCATGATGTTGCTAGACGTGATTCTGGGTTGA
- a CDS encoding cyclic nucleotide-binding domain-containing protein — protein MLPHPDELREFKLFQELNDRELEIVAKVARKEELGQGAYLTRTGAPANTLYLIRSGTVTVLATGPDGRDIAVDELGPGQIIGWSTLTGPYIFTASTVTKEKCDLIVINGNRLREIFEINNHIGYRVLKGVGYVVGRQISALQAKLAHMNSEQG, from the coding sequence ATGCTCCCGCACCCAGACGAACTACGCGAGTTCAAGCTTTTCCAGGAACTCAACGACAGAGAACTTGAAATTGTTGCCAAGGTCGCGCGCAAGGAGGAATTGGGCCAAGGCGCCTACCTCACCCGTACTGGAGCGCCCGCTAATACGTTGTATCTCATTAGAAGCGGGACAGTCACGGTGCTTGCGACGGGCCCTGACGGTCGCGACATCGCTGTAGATGAGCTCGGCCCCGGTCAGATCATCGGCTGGTCCACCCTCACGGGACCCTATATTTTCACTGCCAGCACCGTCACCAAGGAGAAATGCGATCTGATTGTAATCAACGGCAACAGACTGCGAGAGATCTTCGAGATAAACAACCACATAGGCTACCGAGTCCTAAAGGGCGTAGGCTATGTGGTAGGCCGGCAGATCTCGGCTCTTCAGGCTAAGCTTGCCCACATGAACTCCGAGCAAGGGTGA
- a CDS encoding rubrerythrin family protein, which produces MKSVKGTRTEQNLLKAFAGEGQARNRYTYFASVAKDEGFEQIAAIFLETADNEKEHAEVFFKYLEGGPVEITATYPAGKIGTTAENLLAAAEGEHEEWAVLYANFAQVAKEEGFDDIAESFTEIAEVEEQHEIRYRKLLDNVKNGRVFARETPVKWHCRNCGYIHEGPTAPEICPACKHPQAYYELWVEAY; this is translated from the coding sequence ATGAAAAGCGTCAAGGGCACCCGCACCGAGCAAAACCTGCTCAAGGCGTTTGCAGGCGAAGGACAGGCTCGGAACCGCTACACCTATTTTGCTTCGGTGGCAAAAGACGAAGGCTTTGAACAAATAGCAGCCATTTTCCTAGAAACAGCTGATAACGAGAAGGAACACGCCGAAGTCTTCTTCAAATATCTTGAGGGAGGCCCGGTAGAAATAACAGCTACCTACCCAGCCGGCAAGATCGGAACCACCGCCGAGAATCTCCTTGCCGCCGCCGAAGGCGAGCACGAGGAGTGGGCTGTTCTTTACGCCAATTTCGCCCAGGTGGCCAAGGAAGAAGGCTTTGACGACATTGCTGAGTCCTTCACCGAGATTGCCGAGGTAGAGGAGCAGCACGAGATTCGCTATCGTAAGCTGCTTGATAACGTCAAGAACGGTCGGGTATTTGCCAGGGAAACCCCCGTGAAATGGCACTGCCGTAACTGTGGTTACATTCACGAGGGGCCGACAGCGCCAGAGATTTGCCCGGCTTGCAAGCATCCTCAGGCTTACTACGAGCTGTGGGTTGAAGCATACTAG
- a CDS encoding sodium:solute symporter family protein gives MNEAGEAIIKLHWVDWIVIAAYIGGLLWLGFYFSRRKQTFDDYFMAGRNVPAPLLVGTLVSTFYGLDTLLGTAEVGYFEGVSAFFAYALPYAVFYVILALLSPKFKARWPHGSTMQDIVFARYGKVAGVASSVAAFVYSTNSMEMMGIGFLIRLITGWPLWVGVLIGAGIALIYTYYGGLWADIMTDFVQFCVMMITVGVGVILAWHALGGFDGLVQGLKAFTGEEDVGHYFSPGAGYLTTWTLISYSLTALVVLAEPAFFQRIFASATPRDIKVALASGVPMWISFDWAAAFLGLLGAAAVGLGLIPEVAPNEVPYAVLGTFLPVGLVGLGFAGALAAAMSTADSYFLISGGVIGYDLQKVWRPQATDKQKERWTKNGILISAALSIGLSLVFDKIMGVWVFQATVMICTSLIPVYFGTFSRRPPKKISGTLATVLGLGLSILWYAATLIFGYNDEEIGTQIIKVGNVELWQEYGIIMIVPLVFVIYVVSNLLGKKTHEQEVSGEVRA, from the coding sequence ATGAACGAGGCCGGCGAAGCGATAATAAAGCTTCACTGGGTCGACTGGATCGTAATAGCCGCCTATATCGGCGGACTTCTTTGGCTCGGCTTCTACTTTTCCCGCCGAAAGCAGACGTTTGACGACTACTTTATGGCAGGGCGCAATGTGCCGGCCCCCCTTCTAGTTGGCACCCTTGTCTCCACCTTTTACGGTCTTGACACGTTGCTCGGCACCGCGGAGGTAGGCTACTTTGAGGGAGTTTCGGCCTTCTTTGCCTACGCTCTTCCATACGCCGTTTTCTACGTCATTCTTGCCCTCCTTTCGCCCAAATTTAAGGCTCGCTGGCCACATGGGAGCACCATGCAGGACATCGTGTTTGCCCGGTACGGGAAGGTAGCAGGAGTGGCTTCTTCGGTTGCAGCCTTTGTCTACTCAACTAACAGCATGGAGATGATGGGCATAGGCTTCTTGATACGCCTAATCACAGGCTGGCCCCTTTGGGTTGGCGTGCTAATTGGAGCAGGTATAGCCCTCATATACACGTACTATGGCGGCCTTTGGGCCGATATCATGACCGATTTTGTGCAGTTTTGCGTGATGATGATCACAGTGGGAGTCGGAGTTATTCTTGCTTGGCACGCCCTGGGGGGATTCGACGGTCTGGTGCAGGGACTAAAAGCGTTCACGGGCGAGGAGGACGTAGGCCATTACTTCAGCCCGGGAGCTGGCTACCTCACAACCTGGACCTTGATCTCTTACTCCCTTACCGCCTTGGTGGTGCTTGCTGAGCCAGCCTTTTTCCAAAGGATCTTTGCTTCGGCCACCCCGAGAGACATCAAAGTTGCTTTGGCCTCGGGTGTCCCCATGTGGATCTCTTTTGACTGGGCGGCCGCTTTCTTGGGGCTGTTGGGTGCAGCTGCCGTTGGCCTGGGCCTCATTCCTGAAGTAGCGCCGAATGAAGTCCCATACGCGGTCTTGGGCACGTTCTTGCCCGTCGGACTGGTCGGATTAGGTTTCGCCGGCGCTCTAGCTGCAGCCATGTCAACGGCCGACTCTTACTTCCTAATATCAGGAGGGGTGATCGGATACGACCTGCAAAAAGTTTGGCGGCCGCAGGCCACAGACAAGCAAAAGGAGCGGTGGACTAAGAACGGCATTCTCATCTCTGCCGCGCTGTCTATAGGCCTTTCCCTGGTATTTGACAAGATCATGGGTGTGTGGGTCTTCCAGGCAACCGTGATGATATGCACTTCGCTCATTCCTGTATACTTCGGCACGTTCTCGCGGCGGCCACCCAAGAAGATTTCCGGTACCTTGGCTACGGTCTTGGGGCTCGGACTCTCAATCTTGTGGTACGCAGCGACTCTTATTTTCGGGTACAACGACGAGGAGATAGGCACACAGATCATTAAGGTGGGAAATGTTGAGCTATGGCAGGAGTACGGCATCATAATGATTGTGCCGCTTGTGTTTGTGATTTATGTTGTGAGCAACCTACTGGGCAAGAAAACACATGAGCAGGAAGTCTCGGGGGAGGTGAGAGCCTGA
- a CDS encoding D-alanyl-D-alanine carboxypeptidase: MQPKLSSPAVKPPSISSTAAILMDAETGKILYSRNANARLPVASTTKIMTAMVALENLPLDKRIKISARAANAIGSRASLQEGEIFTAAQLLYALLVVSGNDAAIALAEATSGKVEKFVDLMNAKAEKLGLKNTHFTNPTGVNSPKHFSSAKDLATLTRYALQNRVFRSIVSTRDFALPPLPDGTKREFHNHNVLLHELAWVNGVKTGSTPYAKYCVVLSATYEGVSLIGVILGAQTEEIRWKEARALLEYGLSLYPRTLLCDLGQPVAELDIGDLLGRSVRLVTDRPLVTRLHKDETAVGSIKLNNPLPRLVHAGDDLGVIEYTCAGRSLGYARLIAAQSVDRPSIRALLDRWQKGWAPALLLGLGR; this comes from the coding sequence GTGCAACCCAAGCTTTCGTCTCCCGCCGTAAAACCGCCTTCCATCTCGTCCACCGCTGCCATCCTCATGGACGCCGAAACTGGCAAAATCCTTTACTCCCGCAACGCAAACGCACGTCTCCCTGTAGCCTCTACCACCAAGATCATGACCGCTATGGTGGCTCTAGAGAATCTGCCTCTGGATAAGCGGATAAAGATCTCTGCGCGAGCGGCAAATGCGATCGGCTCTCGGGCCTCACTGCAGGAGGGTGAGATCTTCACAGCGGCCCAGCTTCTTTACGCCTTATTGGTAGTAAGCGGTAACGACGCCGCGATCGCTCTGGCCGAGGCAACTTCGGGCAAAGTGGAGAAATTTGTTGACTTGATGAACGCAAAGGCTGAGAAGCTCGGACTCAAGAATACACACTTCACCAACCCCACGGGAGTGAACAGCCCCAAACACTTCTCCTCGGCTAAAGATCTGGCTACGCTTACCCGCTACGCCCTCCAGAACCGCGTCTTTCGCAGCATCGTAAGCACCCGCGACTTTGCCCTGCCTCCTCTTCCGGACGGCACGAAGAGGGAGTTCCACAATCACAATGTACTCCTTCATGAGCTAGCCTGGGTGAATGGCGTAAAAACAGGGTCTACTCCCTATGCTAAGTACTGCGTGGTGCTGTCAGCCACCTACGAGGGAGTATCCCTGATCGGTGTGATTCTTGGAGCGCAAACGGAAGAGATCCGTTGGAAAGAAGCCCGGGCCCTGCTCGAATACGGACTAAGTCTTTATCCGAGAACCCTACTTTGTGACTTGGGTCAACCAGTGGCCGAGCTTGACATCGGAGACCTCTTGGGACGCTCGGTGCGCCTGGTTACTGATAGGCCTCTAGTCACGCGCCTCCACAAAGACGAGACAGCTGTGGGCAGCATCAAGCTCAACAATCCCCTCCCGCGTCTCGTACACGCAGGAGACGATTTGGGCGTCATAGAGTACACTTGCGCGGGCCGCAGCCTAGGGTATGCACGCCTGATCGCTGCCCAATCAGTGGATAGGCCAAGCATCCGCGCGCTACTTGATCGCTGGCAAAAAGGCTGGGCTCCTGCGTTGTTACTGGGTTTAGGCCGGTGA